The following are encoded in a window of Desulfosporosinus sp. Sb-LF genomic DNA:
- a CDS encoding DNA polymerase IV — protein sequence MSRRIIFHIDVNSAYLSWEAVHRLQHGDSLDLRSVPSVIGGNPETRHGIVLTKSIPAKKFNIKTGETIYSAKAKCPELIIAPPNYKLYMQCSKAFGDILREYSPFVEQYSIDEYFMDFTNMERLFKDPVKAAYLIKNRIKHELGFTVNVGISTNKILAKMASELKKPDKVHTIFPDEIAEKMWVLPIEELFMVGRATTKKMRNRGINTIGNLAHYDPKIIKLFLKSHGMLVWNYANGNEASPVRECRRPMIKGIGNSTTIAFDVEDKTTAHLVLLSLTETVAARLRQSGYCTRLVSISLRTNEFYNCSHQRKIFSAVDCTNAIHKIACELFDELWKGEPVRHLGVRVSELCQNDFQQLAFFERDYVKERAVDQAVDSIRARFGNGSVFRSSFLNSGVRFSSGGTVDDEEYPMMSSLL from the coding sequence ATGAGCCGAAGGATTATATTTCATATTGACGTGAATAGTGCCTATTTGTCTTGGGAAGCCGTTCATCGATTACAGCATGGCGATTCGCTTGATTTGAGGTCCGTACCTTCAGTAATCGGCGGCAATCCAGAAACTCGGCATGGAATTGTTTTAACGAAGTCGATTCCCGCCAAAAAATTTAATATTAAGACAGGGGAAACCATCTACTCTGCCAAAGCGAAATGCCCAGAGTTAATAATAGCGCCACCGAATTATAAGTTGTATATGCAGTGTAGCAAAGCTTTTGGGGATATTTTAAGGGAGTACTCACCCTTTGTTGAGCAATACAGCATTGATGAATATTTTATGGATTTCACGAACATGGAACGCCTTTTTAAAGACCCCGTTAAGGCAGCTTATTTGATTAAAAATCGTATCAAACATGAGCTGGGTTTTACTGTCAATGTCGGTATTAGTACGAACAAGATCTTGGCTAAGATGGCTTCAGAGCTTAAGAAACCCGATAAAGTACATACTATTTTCCCAGACGAGATTGCAGAGAAAATGTGGGTTCTCCCGATTGAGGAACTGTTTATGGTTGGTCGGGCAACTACTAAGAAGATGCGGAACAGGGGTATTAATACAATTGGGAATTTAGCCCATTATGACCCTAAGATCATTAAGCTCTTTCTAAAGAGTCATGGAATGTTGGTCTGGAATTACGCAAACGGAAATGAAGCAAGCCCAGTGAGGGAATGCCGTAGACCAATGATTAAGGGAATTGGCAACTCTACGACAATTGCTTTTGACGTTGAGGATAAAACGACTGCCCATTTGGTCCTGTTGTCATTGACTGAAACTGTTGCCGCAAGGTTAAGGCAATCAGGTTATTGTACTCGATTGGTATCTATTTCATTAAGGACGAACGAGTTTTATAATTGTTCGCACCAGAGGAAGATCTTCTCTGCAGTTGATTGTACAAATGCGATTCATAAGATTGCTTGCGAATTGTTTGACGAGTTATGGAAAGGTGAGCCGGTTCGACATTTGGGAGTAAGGGTTTCAGAGCTATGTCAGAATGATTTTCAGCAATTAGCTTTTTTTGAAAGGGATTATGTTAAAGAAAGGGCCGTGGATCAGGCTGTCGATTCGATACGTGCGAGATTTGGTAATGGGTCAGTTTTTAGGTCATCCTTTTTAAATAGCGGGGTACGCTTTAGCAGTGGCGGAACAGTGGACGACGAGGAATATCCAATGATGTCTAGTTTGCTATAG
- a CDS encoding BMC domain-containing protein: MEYFGEEALGLVETRGMVPAIQAADVMCKTADVVLVSYENVGSGLVTVMVKGDVAAVRSAVENGAAAAAAIGEVTASHVMPRPISRVGKIVSRHDIDAE, translated from the coding sequence ATGGAATATTTTGGAGAAGAGGCATTGGGTCTCGTTGAAACAAGAGGTATGGTTCCGGCAATTCAAGCAGCGGATGTCATGTGTAAAACGGCTGACGTTGTTCTTGTTTCGTATGAAAATGTGGGTTCTGGGCTTGTCACGGTTATGGTTAAAGGCGATGTGGCTGCAGTGAGGTCAGCTGTAGAAAACGGTGCAGCAGCGGCAGCAGCCATTGGCGAGGTGACAGCCTCCCATGTTATGCCCCGCCCCATCAGCCGGGTAGGCAAGATTGTTTCGAGACATGACATTGATGCGGAATGA
- a CDS encoding acetaldehyde dehydrogenase (acetylating): protein MNRIDNDLLSVQEARILVENAREAQKVLATFPQEKLDNIVGHMAEAVYNYARELAIMSYEETGFGKWQDKFVKNVFASDFLYKKIRDMKVVGIIGEDKENKTMDIGVPVGVIVALPPSTNPASTTIYKALIAIKSGNAIVFSPHPKAKKTIAKVLDILIRAAEESGLPSGAIGYLRTLAVDGTVALMNHKDTSLILITGVPKMVSAAYTSGKPTIYGGPGNGPAFIERSADINQAVEDIIASRTFDNGIVSASEQSIVAEGCIADEVRQELRRSGAYFMSGQESEQLSKLFFRPDDSLNPEIVGKSAIEVAQQSGLCVPANTKVLISEQKYVSPNNPYSREKLCPVLAFYVEKDWMNSCEKCIELLINEGRGHTLVIHSKNEAVIREFALKKPVSRVLVNTPASLGGIGATTNLFPALTLGCGAAGGGFTSDNVTPMNLINIRKVGYGVRKLEDITKGVQAGEIPEKNGNSRSDNQSSIESSHDLKELLEKLLEQLR from the coding sequence ATGAATAGGATTGACAATGATTTGCTCTCCGTCCAAGAGGCTCGGATTCTTGTGGAAAACGCCCGCGAGGCTCAAAAGGTACTGGCGACTTTCCCCCAGGAAAAACTAGATAATATTGTCGGGCATATGGCTGAAGCAGTGTATAACTATGCCAGGGAACTTGCCATTATGTCCTATGAAGAAACGGGATTTGGTAAATGGCAGGACAAGTTTGTCAAAAATGTTTTTGCGAGCGATTTTCTGTATAAGAAAATCAGGGACATGAAGGTTGTTGGGATTATTGGTGAAGACAAAGAAAACAAGACCATGGATATTGGCGTACCCGTTGGAGTGATTGTCGCATTGCCTCCTTCAACGAACCCTGCATCCACGACAATATATAAAGCACTGATTGCCATAAAATCTGGTAACGCTATTGTTTTCTCTCCTCATCCTAAGGCCAAAAAAACGATCGCCAAGGTGCTTGATATACTAATACGGGCTGCGGAGGAAAGTGGATTACCAAGTGGTGCTATCGGATATTTGCGAACACTGGCTGTGGACGGTACAGTTGCATTGATGAACCACAAAGACACATCGCTTATTCTGATTACTGGTGTACCCAAGATGGTCAGTGCGGCATATACATCCGGTAAACCAACCATTTATGGTGGCCCGGGTAATGGACCAGCCTTTATCGAGCGTTCAGCTGACATAAATCAGGCCGTGGAAGATATTATTGCCAGCAGAACATTCGATAATGGAATTGTCTCAGCCTCGGAACAATCCATTGTTGCTGAGGGTTGTATCGCCGATGAAGTAAGGCAAGAACTCAGGAGAAGTGGAGCTTATTTCATGTCAGGACAGGAATCGGAACAGCTTAGTAAGCTTTTTTTTCGTCCCGATGATAGTTTGAATCCGGAAATTGTCGGTAAATCAGCTATTGAGGTGGCTCAGCAAAGTGGCCTATGTGTCCCGGCAAATACAAAAGTATTGATTTCCGAACAAAAATATGTATCTCCTAACAATCCGTATTCTAGAGAAAAGCTTTGCCCGGTTCTGGCATTCTACGTTGAAAAGGATTGGATGAATTCCTGCGAAAAATGCATAGAATTGCTTATTAATGAGGGTCGGGGACATACCTTGGTGATTCACTCGAAGAATGAGGCTGTGATTCGTGAATTTGCCCTAAAAAAACCTGTATCAAGAGTCCTGGTGAATACTCCCGCATCATTAGGGGGTATAGGAGCGACAACCAATCTCTTTCCGGCATTAACCTTGGGTTGCGGCGCAGCAGGGGGCGGCTTTACTTCTGATAATGTCACACCCATGAACTTGATTAACATCCGAAAAGTCGGCTATGGTGTGCGAAAGCTGGAGGATATAACAAAGGGTGTACAGGCGGGAGAGATTCCTGAAAAAAACGGAAATTCACGCTCTGACAATCAGAGTTCCATAGAAAGTTCGCACGATTTGAAAGAATTGCTCGAAAAATTACTTGAGCAACTTCGATAA
- a CDS encoding choline kinase family protein produces MRMEELVQEKLRHAFHDESIVFDKSRFTGGLTNYNYIMNIKGIEYVIRQPGGMTEQIIDRKMESVNNNIASEFGVNSDCIYFDEYSGIKVSTYIKNSQNMANSDPSSPKNLESVSNIMKKIHSSPKHFSNRFDWQTELSKYELIIQQLHGGFFFDYSTLKDRLVTFVQENIKNTILAPCHNDTVPENFIIDDTGRTYLIDWEYSGMNDPCWDVAAYILESKLSAEAIHHLIQNYFSRPLTPMEELKIKSFMMAQDLLWTAWALIRHYNGDDFLGYCCIRYERFRKNIKTMTKSPHCSIASMVMS; encoded by the coding sequence ATGAGAATGGAAGAATTAGTCCAAGAAAAGCTGCGCCATGCTTTTCACGATGAAAGCATTGTATTCGACAAATCCCGTTTTACCGGCGGACTTACCAATTACAACTACATAATGAACATTAAGGGTATCGAATATGTCATCAGGCAGCCCGGCGGCATGACGGAACAGATTATTGATCGAAAAATGGAAAGTGTCAATAATAATATTGCCTCAGAGTTCGGCGTGAACTCTGATTGCATTTACTTTGATGAATACAGCGGAATCAAAGTAAGCACATACATAAAAAACAGCCAAAACATGGCTAACTCTGATCCTTCTTCTCCCAAAAACCTGGAATCCGTTTCTAATATAATGAAAAAAATCCACTCCTCTCCAAAACATTTTTCAAACCGCTTCGATTGGCAAACGGAGCTTTCCAAATACGAACTGATTATCCAACAACTACACGGCGGCTTTTTCTTTGATTACTCAACCCTAAAAGACCGATTAGTCACTTTTGTCCAAGAAAACATCAAAAATACTATCTTGGCCCCCTGTCACAATGACACAGTGCCTGAAAATTTTATCATTGACGATACTGGCAGAACATATCTAATAGACTGGGAATATTCTGGAATGAACGATCCCTGTTGGGATGTGGCAGCCTACATTCTTGAATCCAAACTATCCGCAGAAGCTATCCACCATTTAATTCAGAACTACTTCAGCCGTCCACTGACTCCTATGGAAGAATTAAAAATAAAAAGCTTTATGATGGCACAAGATTTACTCTGGACGGCCTGGGCTTTAATCAGACATTACAATGGCGACGACTTTCTTGGATACTGCTGTATTAGATATGAACGCTTCCGAAAAAACATCAAAACAATGACCAAATCACCCCATTGTTCCATTGCCAGCATGGTCATGAGTTGA
- a CDS encoding BMC domain-containing protein, producing the protein MDKNSALGFIETYGLVSVLEAADAMCKAADVELIGYENVASGLISVVIRGDVGAVKAAVEAGIKEASKVGKIYSSNVIARPHADVEKIIAKHVIDW; encoded by the coding sequence GTGGACAAGAACAGTGCTTTGGGGTTCATAGAAACGTATGGCCTGGTTTCGGTGCTAGAAGCTGCGGATGCCATGTGCAAGGCTGCGGATGTGGAATTGATTGGTTATGAAAATGTGGCTTCCGGTTTAATTTCCGTCGTGATTCGTGGTGACGTAGGAGCGGTGAAAGCGGCTGTAGAGGCTGGCATCAAAGAAGCCAGCAAGGTGGGCAAGATCTATAGCTCCAATGTCATTGCCAGGCCGCATGCGGACGTAGAAAAGATTATCGCTAAACACGTTATTGACTGGTAG
- a CDS encoding YkgJ family cysteine cluster protein, translated as MESLPCASCKGLCCGPVPVTQQELKDIKNRIMEMPHQYRLKLKNQLRYYGTCIFYDLDKNKCSIHSARPSICRAFGHYSNLICFRKPEVAKKQNWNVTENPIGILSVDYTWKNLK; from the coding sequence TTGGAAAGCCTTCCATGTGCAAGCTGCAAGGGGTTATGTTGTGGTCCTGTTCCAGTAACACAGCAAGAGTTAAAGGATATTAAAAATCGAATTATGGAGATGCCTCATCAATATCGTTTGAAGTTAAAAAATCAGCTTCGGTATTATGGAACCTGTATTTTCTATGATCTTGATAAAAATAAATGCAGCATTCATTCGGCAAGACCTTCCATCTGTCGTGCATTTGGACATTATAGTAATTTAATTTGTTTCAGAAAACCAGAGGTGGCTAAGAAGCAGAATTGGAACGTCACAGAAAACCCCATTGGCATCTTGTCTGTAGACTATACTTGGAAGAATCTTAAGTGA